The Archocentrus centrarchus isolate MPI-CPG fArcCen1 chromosome 12, fArcCen1, whole genome shotgun sequence genome includes a window with the following:
- the add1 gene encoding alpha-adducin isoform X13, with amino-acid sequence MNGESGAGVVTAPPPTTAPHKERYFDRVDESSPEYQRERNMAPDLRQDFNMMEQRKRVSMILQSPAFCEELETMIQDQLKKGKTPTSLLALQQIADFMTTSMPSMYPAAPQGGMAALNMSLGMVTPVNDLRGSDSISYDKGEKLLRCKLAAFYRLADLFGWSELIYNHLTVRVNSDQERFLIVPFGLLYSEVTASSLVKINLQGEIVDRGSTNLGVNQAGFTLHSAIYAARPDVKCVVHIHTPAGAAVSAMKCGLLPISPEALSLGEVAYHDYHGILVDEEESTLIQRNLGPKSKALILRNHGLVSVGETVEEAFYYIHNLVTACEIQVRTLASAGGPDNLVMLDPGKYKLRPRVPEPAGDGSSTHPKWQVGEQEFEALMRMLDNLGYRTGYPYRCPALRDKGKKYSDAEIASSAHGGYSYGEDSDSGARSPLKHSFQRGQRDKTRWLNASGRPDEPYEDGPDGSSPKSKPKWTKEDGLRQAAAANQFIPLNTNPKEVLEMRNKIREQNLQDIKTAGPQSQVLCASTVVERTFSQDAPLSDCTDTIDGLDVSEGSYSPAKSIRKGELVTASKAIIEKEYQPKVIISKQGPNPFTKLTDQELEEYRREVELKQKGGEVQGPATGREGSAAGIPSPEPQTAQMGQASTPLQSAADSSSLEKAQPTAATPASEQGLSSVGGAEPSQSGADSAGTLADDVFSTADEVFSAPDSPHKDFHCAVLRALSKESSVVDAAKAFQAPDPGQQIESENEPKDPKPTSTPPSTPIRAEEGDGNTKEYLLP; translated from the exons ATGAACGGCGAGTCAGGTGCCGGTGTGGTGACGGCCCCCCCTCCCACCACAGCCCCCCACAAGGAGCGATATTTTGACCGGGTAGATGAGAGCAGCCCAGAGTACCAGAGGGAGAGGAATATGGCGCCAGACCTGCGTCAGGACTTCAACATGATGGAGCAGAGGAAGAGGGTCTCCATGATATTACAGAGCCCG GCATTTTGCGAGGAGCTGGAGACGATGATCCAGGATCAGCTGAAGAAGGGAAAGACGCCCACAAGCCTGTTGGCTCTGCAGCAGATCGCAGATTTCATGACCACCAGCATGCCTTCCATGTATCCTGCGGCACCACAAGGAGGCATGGCAGCGCTCAACATGA GTTTGGGAATGGTGACTCCAGTCAATGATCTGCGTGGCTCAGACTCCATTTCCTACGACAAAGGCGAGAAGCTGCTGCGCTGCaagttggctgccttttatcgGCTGGCTGACTTGTTTGGCTGGTCTGAGCTTATCTACAACCACCTCACA GTCAGAGTGAATTCAGACCAGGAGCGGTTCCTTATTGTTCCCTTTGGGCTCCTTTACAGTGAAGTTACTGCCTCCAGTTTG GTGAAGATTAATCTCCAAGGTGAAATAGTGGACCGGGGTAGCACCAACCTTGGAGTCAACCAGGCTGGTTTCACTCTCCACTCCGCCATCTACGCCGCGCGCCCTGATGTCAAGTGCGTCGTGCATATACATACACCTGCAGGCGCTGCG GTGTCTGCCATGAAATGCGGACTGTTACCCATCTCTCCTGAAGCCCTGTCCCTGGGGGAGGTGGCCTACCATGATTATCATGGCATACTGGTGGATGAGGAAGAAAGTACTCTCATACAGAGAAACCTTGGGCCTAAAAGCAAG GCGCTCATCCTAAGGAACCATGGCTTGGTGTCAGTAGGTGAAACAGTGGAGGAGGCTTTCTATTACATCCACAATCTGGTTACTGCCTGTGAGATCCAG gtaCGCACACTGGCCAGCGCTGGAGGGCCAGATAATCTGGTGATGTTGGACCCTGGGAAATACAAGTTGCGCCCACGGGTCCCCGAGCCAGCTGGCGACGGGTCCTCAACACATCCCAAGTGGCAAGTCGGGGAGCAGGAGTTTGAGGCTCTCATGAGAATGCTCGACAATTTG ggCTACAGAACGGGCTATCCTTACCGCTGCCCGGCCTTGCGAGACAAAGGTAAAAAGTACAGTGATGCGGAGATCGCCTCCTCTGCCCACGGTGGTTACTCATATGGGGAAGACAGTGACTCAGGTGCTCGCTCCCCGCTGAAACACAGCTTCCAGCGCGGCCAGCGCGACAAGACCCGCTGGCTAAATGCCAGCGGCCGCCCCGATGAGCCCTATGAGGACGGGCCCGACGGCAGCAGCCCCAAGTCGAAGCCTAAG TGGACAAAGGAAGATGGGCTCCGCCAGGCTGCTGCAGCCAATCAGTTCATCCCACTGAACACCAACCCAAAGGAAGTCCTGGAAATGAGGAATAAG aTCCGGGAGCAGAACCTGCAGGACATAAAAACAGCAGGGCCCCAGTCTCAGGTTCTGTGTGCCAGCACTGTGGTGGAACGCACCTTTAGCCAG GACGCCCCTCTGTCTGACTGTACAGACACTATTGATGGCCTCGATGTGTCCGAGGGCTCCTATAGTCCTGCTAAATCAATTAGAAAG GGCGAGCTGGTGACCGCATCCAAGGCAATCATCGAAAAGGAGTATCAGCCCAAGGTCATCATCAGCAAGCAGGGTCCCAACCCCTTCACCAAACTCACCGACCAGGAGCTGGAGGAGTACCGCAGGGAGGTGGAGCTAAAACAGAAAGGAGGTGAAG TGCAGGGGCCAGCCACAGGTAGGGAGGGATCAGCCGCTGGTATACCCAGCCCGGAGCCTCAAACAGCGCAGATGGGTCAAGCCTCCACACCTCTGCAGTCTGCAGCTGACTCATCCAGCTTAGAGAAAGCCCAGCCTACAGCTGCCACACCAGCCTCTGAGCAGGGCCTCTCTTCTGTCGGAGGAGCCGAGCCATCTCAGAGCGGAGCAGACTCTGCAGGGACGCTGGCAGATGATGTTTTTTCGACTGCAGATGAGGTTTTTTCAGCTCCAGATTCTCCACATAAGGACTTCCACTGTGCCGTGCTGCGAGCCCTCAGCAAGGAGTCCTCGGTGGTAGATGCGGCTAAGGCATTTCAGGCTCCAG ATCCAGGGCAGCAGATAGAGTCTGAGAATGAGCCCAAAGACCCCAAACCCACATCCACACCACCCAGTACCCCCATCAGAGCAGAGGAAG GAGATGGAAATACAAAAGAGTACCTGTTACCATAG
- the add1 gene encoding alpha-adducin isoform X14: MNGESGAGVVTAPPPTTAPHKERYFDRVDESSPEYQRERNMAPDLRQDFNMMEQRKRVSMILQSPAFCEELETMIQDQLKKGKTPTSLLALQQIADFMTTSMPSMYPAAPQGGMAALNMSLGMVTPVNDLRGSDSISYDKGEKLLRCKLAAFYRLADLFGWSELIYNHLTVRVNSDQERFLIVPFGLLYSEVTASSLVKINLQGEIVDRGSTNLGVNQAGFTLHSAIYAARPDVKCVVHIHTPAGAAVSAMKCGLLPISPEALSLGEVAYHDYHGILVDEEESTLIQRNLGPKSKALILRNHGLVSVGETVEEAFYYIHNLVTACEIQVRTLASAGGPDNLVMLDPGKYKLRPRVPEPAGDGSSTHPKWQVGEQEFEALMRMLDNLGYRTGYPYRCPALRDKGKKYSDAEIASSAHGGYSYGEDSDSGARSPLKHSFQRGQRDKTRWLNASGRPDEPYEDGPDGSSPKSKPKWTKEDGLRQAAAANQFIPLNTNPKEVLEMRNKIREQNLQDIKTAGPQSQVLCASTVVERTFSQGELVTASKAIIEKEYQPKVIISKQGPNPFTKLTDQELEEYRREVELKQKGGEVQGPATGREGSAAGIPSPEPQTAQMGQASTPLQSAADSSSLEKAQPTAATPASEQGLSSVGGAEPSQSGADSAGTLADDVFSTADEVFSAPDSPHKDFHCAVLRALSKESSVVDAAKAFQAPDPGQQIESENEPKDPKPTSTPPSTPIRAEEGDGNTKEYLLP; encoded by the exons ATGAACGGCGAGTCAGGTGCCGGTGTGGTGACGGCCCCCCCTCCCACCACAGCCCCCCACAAGGAGCGATATTTTGACCGGGTAGATGAGAGCAGCCCAGAGTACCAGAGGGAGAGGAATATGGCGCCAGACCTGCGTCAGGACTTCAACATGATGGAGCAGAGGAAGAGGGTCTCCATGATATTACAGAGCCCG GCATTTTGCGAGGAGCTGGAGACGATGATCCAGGATCAGCTGAAGAAGGGAAAGACGCCCACAAGCCTGTTGGCTCTGCAGCAGATCGCAGATTTCATGACCACCAGCATGCCTTCCATGTATCCTGCGGCACCACAAGGAGGCATGGCAGCGCTCAACATGA GTTTGGGAATGGTGACTCCAGTCAATGATCTGCGTGGCTCAGACTCCATTTCCTACGACAAAGGCGAGAAGCTGCTGCGCTGCaagttggctgccttttatcgGCTGGCTGACTTGTTTGGCTGGTCTGAGCTTATCTACAACCACCTCACA GTCAGAGTGAATTCAGACCAGGAGCGGTTCCTTATTGTTCCCTTTGGGCTCCTTTACAGTGAAGTTACTGCCTCCAGTTTG GTGAAGATTAATCTCCAAGGTGAAATAGTGGACCGGGGTAGCACCAACCTTGGAGTCAACCAGGCTGGTTTCACTCTCCACTCCGCCATCTACGCCGCGCGCCCTGATGTCAAGTGCGTCGTGCATATACATACACCTGCAGGCGCTGCG GTGTCTGCCATGAAATGCGGACTGTTACCCATCTCTCCTGAAGCCCTGTCCCTGGGGGAGGTGGCCTACCATGATTATCATGGCATACTGGTGGATGAGGAAGAAAGTACTCTCATACAGAGAAACCTTGGGCCTAAAAGCAAG GCGCTCATCCTAAGGAACCATGGCTTGGTGTCAGTAGGTGAAACAGTGGAGGAGGCTTTCTATTACATCCACAATCTGGTTACTGCCTGTGAGATCCAG gtaCGCACACTGGCCAGCGCTGGAGGGCCAGATAATCTGGTGATGTTGGACCCTGGGAAATACAAGTTGCGCCCACGGGTCCCCGAGCCAGCTGGCGACGGGTCCTCAACACATCCCAAGTGGCAAGTCGGGGAGCAGGAGTTTGAGGCTCTCATGAGAATGCTCGACAATTTG ggCTACAGAACGGGCTATCCTTACCGCTGCCCGGCCTTGCGAGACAAAGGTAAAAAGTACAGTGATGCGGAGATCGCCTCCTCTGCCCACGGTGGTTACTCATATGGGGAAGACAGTGACTCAGGTGCTCGCTCCCCGCTGAAACACAGCTTCCAGCGCGGCCAGCGCGACAAGACCCGCTGGCTAAATGCCAGCGGCCGCCCCGATGAGCCCTATGAGGACGGGCCCGACGGCAGCAGCCCCAAGTCGAAGCCTAAG TGGACAAAGGAAGATGGGCTCCGCCAGGCTGCTGCAGCCAATCAGTTCATCCCACTGAACACCAACCCAAAGGAAGTCCTGGAAATGAGGAATAAG aTCCGGGAGCAGAACCTGCAGGACATAAAAACAGCAGGGCCCCAGTCTCAGGTTCTGTGTGCCAGCACTGTGGTGGAACGCACCTTTAGCCAG GGCGAGCTGGTGACCGCATCCAAGGCAATCATCGAAAAGGAGTATCAGCCCAAGGTCATCATCAGCAAGCAGGGTCCCAACCCCTTCACCAAACTCACCGACCAGGAGCTGGAGGAGTACCGCAGGGAGGTGGAGCTAAAACAGAAAGGAGGTGAAG TGCAGGGGCCAGCCACAGGTAGGGAGGGATCAGCCGCTGGTATACCCAGCCCGGAGCCTCAAACAGCGCAGATGGGTCAAGCCTCCACACCTCTGCAGTCTGCAGCTGACTCATCCAGCTTAGAGAAAGCCCAGCCTACAGCTGCCACACCAGCCTCTGAGCAGGGCCTCTCTTCTGTCGGAGGAGCCGAGCCATCTCAGAGCGGAGCAGACTCTGCAGGGACGCTGGCAGATGATGTTTTTTCGACTGCAGATGAGGTTTTTTCAGCTCCAGATTCTCCACATAAGGACTTCCACTGTGCCGTGCTGCGAGCCCTCAGCAAGGAGTCCTCGGTGGTAGATGCGGCTAAGGCATTTCAGGCTCCAG ATCCAGGGCAGCAGATAGAGTCTGAGAATGAGCCCAAAGACCCCAAACCCACATCCACACCACCCAGTACCCCCATCAGAGCAGAGGAAG GAGATGGAAATACAAAAGAGTACCTGTTACCATAG